The Ananas comosus cultivar F153 linkage group 4, ASM154086v1, whole genome shotgun sequence region TTatacttaatctacactattaaaagtatttgaaaatcaaatttcataattttgcaACATCATTTACATATCAAATTGAGTAATccaaaaatgaacagctgaaaataaaaatctaataaaacagaatgataaaagacttgaatttaagataagAGATACTGgacttattctaaatagtgaagagaattttcaataaaaattttatcggatttgaattattttacaccattaaattcaTGAATACATCacctattaaaattattaattttaaaactttttgatcactagtcaaataatatttaaaaaaaaattcggtttctaaatattttcaaaaacgTAGAACatatctaacagagccgatcatcaatttggaagctgtatcatcgaaaacaacttagtagcatgGAGACtatcgtgctaccgatagtataatagccggactctagtATTTCTCCATGATTAAATCGGGTCCAACCCGGTTTGCTCGACTCGATTTTTACAGTTTAGATTAGGCCTAGACTTCCCACAATTTATTGGATCGGATCGGATCTCAAATTTTGAGTCCCAGAAAATTTAAGCTGGGCCACCATTATTCATTTCTTTCGTTGATATTGAATGgttcggaattttttttttgacttgctGATTTGGTCTAGTTTGGGTCATATCGAATCTAAAcagtattaaaatttttcaataatacTGTAGAAATTACATAAacagtattaaaattttttaattaaacattTAAGGTACTCAAAATGCTTTCGGATGATCGTTACATAAAACAATCTCGcctcaccctttttttttttttttttttttttttttttttttttttttttttttttttcgctaatCTTGATTCAACAACTTGCATAAGAATTGTTATAAGCCAAATTCTAAAACAAAAAATGCATATACTAAAAAGCCACTTGCatacatttaaaatttggttcCGCATAATATACTTTTGAGTTTCtgagtatttattattttttcaaaaaaaaaggagaagagaagaaaatgatcaaCTGCAAATTTTTTCAGGAATCTAAATATGATCTGAACttgcaaaaattatatgaaggacctaaattttaaattaaaaaaaagtaactgGATTAATTTTTCATGCAAAAGCCTATTAatattagggtaaacttcaaatatcacttcaataatttcacactttctcattttagtatcctgtgatttaaagtgtatcaatttagtgtcatgtggtttcacactttctcattttagtatcctgtgatttaaagtgtatcaatttagtgtcatgtggtttctttttttttttttttttttttattcgtcagctccttcgttaacttttcgttaaatcatatataaaaatctTTAGATacccacctatagtttatcgaatattcactttaatacttttaaattttaactttgtcgctaatttaacgaaaaaaattaatggagaagataacaaaaagagaaaaataaaaccacagggtacgaaagtgatacattttaaaacacatgatactaaagtgagagagTGCGAAACCTGAGGAttggtatttaaatttttcctTAATATTATACTTCAATtatctttattattaaaaatttttttctctttctccaaGAATTAGGGGCTTGAAGGCTCCACTAACAAAAGCTTAAGTTTGGGCTTGTATCACCATTTTAACAACATCTACATCTAAATATAGTCTTTGGATCAGGGACGAAGCCAGAAATAAAGATTCGGAGGGATCAAGATTTAgatttgataggaaaaaaatttgatctcgaataataagaaaaaagtttATCGGATTCACTAATTAGTTATTACTAGCAATAATTATGATAATATGCTTATAGAGGAACAAAACtgtaatagtaaaattttaaaaaaaaatttgagacacagattttattaaaaaaattaatttggccccctaaaattaaaatttataatattttaatttttattacaaaggacttttatgtaaattttaaaaagttaggggggccatggccactgTGGGCCCCTCAATGGCTCCGCCCCTGCTTTGGAttgatatatttaaatctaactatTAAGATTGTAACTGCATGAGGATTTTTAATTATTGCAGTTAGAATTATATCCAAATTAGTTACGGTTCCAACTGTTATCACCccatttaaataaaaaacataaaaaacttCTTCaagctaccaaaaaaaaaaaagtatagtcGTACCATTTATAACCACACAAAACTCAACAAAACAGATAGAATTATAATTACTGTTCTTTTTGGTGTATCAAGGTGAGGTCATGTTTCGAGTCTATTGTACTATTAAGCATCGAGGTTACATATTATTGAACTCTGTTCTAGAATCACTAGTGTCAAGTTCTAGAGAATCTTAGTCATGTCCCACAACATGCATCGAATTACGTTCCGCAGAACCCGAAAGCTGTTTGAGATAGATCTGTTAAGTTATGTCCCTGACCCTTTGTATTAGGTTTTAGAATTTTGGTCGTCTTCCAAAGCCAACAACTTAGATTCCAGGGGTTGAACCTGATCTGATCTGGTACGTTGAGTTCTATAACCAGCAATTTAGGTTTGGACCCAGGGGTTGTCGCAATGAACAAGTTAAGTTAAATTCAACTCCGAAATAATCTAATCTTGTGGTTTACAATTTCGGTTGGACAAATAATATCTTGTTGAGAACTTTTAAGTGGAGATCCATAGCTAAAActgaataaaaaacttcagatgagCGGTGGTAATCATTTCTCCTTTATTTGGAGGTTTCagggtttaaaattttatattctctGTTCTAAAGCTTAGATCTTTATTGTGAAAAACCCTTactgagagaaaaaatataggAGAATTCTAAAAGAGAGTTTCTTATATATATCTAAACTCTATTCCCTGTACTGATTGTGCTGTAGATTAATTAAAgaacagattaaaaaaaatcttctctGTGGACGTAGATCGGCACATCGTTAACCAAACTACATTATGTCTTGTATACTTTGTTTATTGTATTGCTTTCCATCCTTGTGCTTATTTTCTCGATCGATCTCATCAAAGATTCAGTTTCTGTATAGTTTTATTATGCCGAGAGGGTTTAGAGGTGTACTTGAATCACTCCAACCCCATTTTTCTTTCAATAATTACTATTAAATTCAAATGAAACAACCCTTTGTTGTTTCTAGGTTCCAACTAGTATATTCGTTCCCATCCAAGGACGCGGAAATTGCGACAAATTCAACCCATCTCAAGAGTAAAGTCACCATCTTAaacaagtttaaaaaaaaaaaaaaaaaaaatcctctttcTTTAACATTCCCAAGTTATTAGCGTTGGGGCCAATTGTGTTTCCCTTTTTGTCTTGATTAGAACTAATTAATACAAAATCTAGTCTACGTAGTGTGTacaaaaataatcttttttaatCATCCAATCATGCACACAAGTGCTCTATTTTGGAGATTACAAACAAGATGCTCTCCTAAAATAATCTTAAGATGATGCCAATTAATTATCAacttattttaaagaaaaaacttggTAAAAAACGCATGAACACCCCTCAACAATAGGCCGTTCTCAAATGGCCTCCtctaagtttgaattttttgattGAGACCTCTTAGCTTTCATTCTTTTGGAACTAAGCATATTTagtccgaaaaaaaaaagcaagagaaTATATGGACAAATTCAATCAAATTTAACGATTTTAATAACTtcttaatgaataaaattaaaataattaatgactAATGGCTAATGGAACTACAACTTTTAACAAATCTCTAACTAACTAAAAATCTAGAATAATTTAAttccaaaaattcaaaagttaaatttaaaaatcacaCATTTTATCAAATTCGATAACGTTAATATTTATCCTCAAGTAAACTATGAAagaaatttaactaaaataaGTAGAATAAGTTCAGTGGGCTCtcgattaaaaaaataaaattaaggggGTCATTTCAAAATTGGCAATAGTAGAGGGGGGtctctccatacattttttcaCCTAAAACCTTTATCCATCTgtctaattatttaataatgtAGCAAGACAATCGATCGCCTTCAATCCCTTTGTTTCTTCGGCCTCCCAAATGCTACGGGACGCGTAAAACTCCAACAATATTTGTGACACAAAATAATTatcatttaagaaaaatattaatgtaataatgtaataacaatatataaaattactgaTGCTAATAATAAAGTCTAGCAAAACGACAAACAGGCGGCTGCCAACTGACGCTAACGGCGTCCTCAACAAGACGTTATTGTCTGCACCCGGTGCATCAAAGCGCACAGTGCACCATAGCTCGGCCAGAGGGGAAAAGTCTTAAAATATAGCAGTTATATGGCGACTTGTTGGGGTGTCAAccagccgaacacgagtgaacTGGGACCGACTTGTTAAAGTATCGggtcgaaaaattcagctcatgttcgactcgttaataaataagccgaacacgagtagGCTCACGAGCTGATTAACGagtaatatattaaatatattagattgaatatatataaaaaataaatttataaaattttacctattagactttgatctaatgattgaaactttacatataaataaatttttttataattaaatatatatatatatatatatatatatataattatttatttatatatatgaatataagttaaataaattatataaatataaaatatatgtattccaGCTATTATCGAGCTAACAGGAGCGAGTTGACCCTacctcatgttcggctcgtttattaaacgagctaaaaATTTCGTGCTTGgatcgtttactaaacgagcaatttgatctcgagctcatttcaagccgaacGCGAGACGGCTCACGAATAGTGAGCTAAATTGCCATCCCTAGTCATGTGGTGTCTCCAATTGATcatatttatcttattcataACTATTAAAAAAACTACTATAGacatcgataatatagtagagctattataGAGTAGACTTTCTCATCACTAGGCCGGTTTGTTATTGAAGGTCATCAAATCTAATATTATTAGGCAAAGCGAAATTAAAAcaaaagcatataaaaatatactcaGATTTTCTAtagaattacaaaaaatatattctatccgagttttaaagttcaccaccaccacccaaaatCCTTGAGAGCCTAAAAGTTTGATAAACAAACTGAAATTCATGAATCAAAAAGTTAAGTCGGTACTGTTCATctttttatcattctttttatataaatatatgcaaatatatttatataattatatgcaaatatgtaaatataatttatttacatttaaataaattatataaatataaaatatatgtattcgagctgttatcgagccgaacacgaacgagCTGACCCCAACTAGTGtttagctcgtttattaaacgagcttaAAATTTCAGCTCGtgctcggctcgtttactaaacaagcGATTCGATCTCAAGCTTATTTCAAGCTGAACACAAATTGGCTTGCGAACAACAAACTGGATTGCCATTCCTTATTACGTAGTGTCTCCAACTGATCATATCTGTCCTATTcataattgttaaaaaaaaattactattgaCATCGATAATGTAGCGGAGCTGTTATAGAGTAGACTTTCTCGTCAGGAGGATTGTTTGTTATTGAATGTCATCAAATCTAACATTATTaggcaaaacaaaattaaaacagaagcatataaaaatatacttaaattttttatagaattataaaaaatatattctatcGAAGTTTTAAACTTCACCACCATCCTCCAAAATCCTTGATGAGAgcctaaaattttgataaacaAACTGAAATTCGTGAATCGAAAAGCTTAAGGTTTTTAACTCGATGCTGTTACtatttttatcattctttttgttataaattttatgtaattagaaatGTCcgtagataaatttttttattcacattGTGCTCGCCTAACTTGCAATGTATGAGGGCGACaattttcttacaaaaaaataagaaaaaaaagcttTAAGTCTTtcaagtttatatttttttattatcaaataaatattttgaatgtaaaaattaaaagtaattcACCAACCACTtctacatattaaaaaaaatgaaaacataataataatatgaaacaagATCAGAACGAGTAGATTTTGGGCCCAACAGCTTATAACAACAATTTatttctcttattattattattattattattattatttcatggAGGGTCGTTCACTCCTAATACACGGTATTTATGGATGCACCGAGTGCAGGCACATTTTTCATCTCTGATGTACTATCACATAGCCAGCGACCCACCCCTATCTTCTTGTTCTTCACCTCCCTCCCCAATCAGtgagtgtacttcctgcttcccttctcctcctcctcctctaattttccattttctttgtttttttttcactcaCTGTTTTTCCCCAAAATAATCAAAATCCAAAACCTCAATACTTCCCTTGTGCCAAATAATGCTCCAAAGCCTTCTCCCTCGATCTCCCATCACTAATGCTGCCAGCTCCGACGCGCCGCCGATGAGTCGACCGAAGCGCTCCGCCGACGCCCGCGACCTcacaccctcctcctcctccccagcagccgccgccgccgcctgcgacgatgacgacgatcGCCTACGGAAGAGAAAACAACTACAATTATATCCGCAACCGGAACCGcagccgccgcagcagcagcagcagcagcatgttGTCGACGTGATTCAAGAACGTAAGAATGATAACACCTATTTTTCCGCCGGTAGTAGCAGTAGTAGTAGTGCAGTGGAGTCGCGGGTGCTCCGCCTGCTGGGGCTGCTGCTCCACTGCGCCGAAGCCGTGGCTGCCGACCGGCTATCGGAGGCACGCGACATCCTCCCGGAGATCAACGAGCTCGCGTCCCCCTTCGGTTCCTCTCCGGAGCGCGTCGCCGCGTACTTCGCCGACGCGCTCGGCGCCCGCATCCTCAGCTCCTACCTCGGCGTCTACTCCCCGCTAATCCACCACCACAAACCCCTCGTCACTTCCCACCACAACCGCATCTTCAACGCGTTCCAGGTGTATAATTCGATCTCCCCGCTGGTCAAATTCTCGCACTTCACCTCCAACCAGGCGATCTTCCAGGCGCTGGACGGCGAGGAGCGGGTGCACATAATCGACCTCGACATCATGCAGGGCCTGCAGTGGCCCGGGCTCTTCCAGATCCTGGCGTCGCGGCCTCTGAAGCTCCGGTCGCTCCGCATCACCGGGCTCGGGTCCTCCCTCGAGCTGCTCGAGGCGACCGGCCGCCGGCTCTCCGACTTCGCCGCGGCGCTGGGGCTGCCGTTCGAGTTCCAGCCGGTCGAGGGGAAGATCGGGGACCAGAGCaaggcgggcggcggcggcggcgcgttCGCGCCGCGGGACGGGCGGGAGGTGGCCGTCGTGCACTGGATGCACCACTGCCTGTACGACGTGACGGGGTCGGACGAGGCGGCGGTGTCGGTGATCAAGAACGTGATCCGGCCGCGGCTGGTGACGGTGGTGGAGCAGGACCTGGGGCGGCACGGGGGGGACTTCCTGGGCAGGTTCGTGGAGGCGCTGCATTACTACTCGGCGGTGTTCGACGCGCTCGgggagggggcggcggcggaggggagtcgggaggaggaggaggccgagCGGCACGACGTGGAGCGGCAGCTGCTGGGGGCGGAGATCCGGAACATCGTGGCGGTCGGGGGGCCGAAGCGGACGGGGGAGGTGGCGGTCGGGCGGTGGGGGGAGGAGATGCGGAGGGCGGGTTTCGAGCAGGTGTCGCTGGCGGGAGGGCCCGCGGCCGCGCAGGCCAACCTCTTGCTCGGAATGCGGCTGCCGTGGAAGGGGTACACTCTGGTGGAGGAGGCCGGCTGCCTCAAGCTCGGCTGGAAGGACCTCTCCTTGCTGACGGCATCAGCTTGGAAGACTGGAAACAGCCACGGCCCCGCAGAAGGCGGAGAAGACCGAGACCACGTTcaaccgccgccgcagcagcagcagcatcatcATCACTCATCTCTCTTGACATAATCACTTTGTTTTTATTCTTgccctctgttttttttttttttttttttaaatatctgtACCCAACCGAAGAGTTAGTACGAGAATTGCATCTTCAAACCGTTAGAATTTCGTCCAAGAATTAGTATAATAACACGATCTGCTACGTTATTCGGAAGGAATATTATAGCTGATGATGAGTCGCCGAGGCATTCGATCTTCAGAATGCATAGACGCTAGGACGTGAATAAATCCTTTTAATTGTGAGAATTCGAATATCCGAATAGTCCTTTCACATAAAACAAACGTTTTAACTAGTGCTTGTTAATCATTTACCATAATTGAAATGATaaaaccaataataataatatgagaaatgattcagtactttattattaaaaaaataaaatagatcttaactattaattaatagagagtaaagatgtaattttaacatttagTATGTAAAAAGGTTACATTATAcgagggtattttggtaattaaaCTATGCAACATTTAAAatatcctaaatttatgcattcatttacactaatttgaaaaattgattgattaccctaatttaggcattaattagaCATTAATTTAACCGACCGTCTcaagagcaagtggtaaaggacttggtggttggtacctgagacccaagttcgaatcctagttgattcacatttccagctaagtttatttctaaataaaataaacgaaacgggtagcatgctacctatctctcaaaaaaattagaCATTATCAGccgtgagatttcagcatctgaagCTTGTTGACAcatttggagagtgtcgggacaagtcggaattgttttggcgtgaaatagacgcaaaacagacTCAGTGCGACGCGAGAGTAGAGTTTTAacattggaatctgcaaagtgcaggttttcagtgttgagtaccggtaccccagtgtatttttcaaacagactgctctcgggttgcgccaatttgatgctgagtaccggtacggcatcgggctggtaccggtaccctgtgtgcgAACTTGCGGGTTGAGAGGCCATTTGAGTTGGTAGAGGATATTGTAGTCTTtattgagttggtgaggggcaaaatggtcttTTTAGTTGTTGATAAGCTTGCCACCTACTCTCTCGTTTCAACATGGTCTGAGTATAATTatccttactctctctctctctagttaaTGGTGTACTTGGTTGAGGCCTCGGGTGGAGTGCGGATCGACGTTGACTTCGCGCCGGTAAGCCGTTCGAGCGTGGGCGTCGAggttgcgccgttggaggccgagCAAGGGCGTGTTTTCCTCTCTTTTCGATTTCTCGTCGTAGTTGGATGTgcgtttcgaggtgggttgaagtttaccgaaatcgtcgaaaTATTTTCTAAGTTTTAGTATTTGTCGATATGTATCATCCGTCTATTTTTATTGCTAGTACTCAAATTTATGTATTAgtgtttaaatctgaatttggagttaagctagtagtttaattttacatgttggatttggaattgacttaggagaaaacatatagatcctacactgtcactttttgaaaaattaccagatttagcttctgaagctgttgcgCCTTGTATCcgcgctgttagtgcgcatttgatactcagatagcttctgaagctgttgcgCTTTGTATCCACGCtattagtgcgcatttgatactcggATAGTGTTACACCTGTCAAGTGGTAAAGGAGGATTAGGAGTAGTAGTAGGGAGGTTTAGCTAGAATAATAAGAGGGGAGAGGAGGCTTAGCTTTTTCTCTGCTTCAAGTCTCAGGTTGGGGAAGCATCGGTCGTCGGCAAGGGAGCGTGGAGATTAGCGGCAGTGTGAGGGGCGCCGGTGGAGGAGAAAGGGGCGATGGAAGCGGGGAAGAGAATAGGGCGATCCGAGCGATCCGACAAGGGACTTAGAGCAGTCGACAAGGCGACCCAAGATTTAGACAATTCTGGTGGATTCGGGCGTCTGGCGGATTCGGGCGCAAGGAGGGGGGGACTGATCCAATGTGCCTTGGGAGAAGGCCGGGGAAGAGGCCCATGTGAGAATTTGGGCAGCAGATAGTAGGCTTAGGGAGTCCAattagaattagggttttgctTTTAGTGTGTGAATAAAAAGGGCAGCGTGTAACTCAAGATAGTTTTATGtgaaattaatgaaattttcttcttcctcatcatctcccaatttgtcacgccccgggcccaattttaaaagcctttttaaaacagagttgcggaaaacgtgccatttttttttttcttctttttttttttcaacctggcccacgtgacgtacagacccgccacaaatacaaagttcctctgtccactcggacagagtctcctttgtatttgcacggcgtaccaacgatacaacaggatctcaaccacaacctacatttaccaatcaacaaccaaggcatgatatgcatttccatacagctaacaatccttagaatgatgcatgcctctaagcactccttaggcgctggatgatgcaatgcacaatacaacaaacatcctatttaaaagtgctccccacacggaagcttttgtttttaaactctaattcaatcattcataaaaaccattcgaaaacctttttaaaactgtttcccacacggaaactctattttgaaaaccgactacctcgaggggtagaaaaccacgatgcataactacaagaaaaccaaatctccacagaaccaaaaccacagatcgaaaactccaatctcatgtataaaagaaaccaacaccacagttcacatacattcaagcatacataagatcagctaactgaaccattattaagaaaactactaagtgcgggaaagaaataaccagggtgacggtcgctactgccgtctagctagatcgtcctctcgtcgagcccaaaatccaactcctcgtctctgtcacctgggggggaaaaggggggtgagaaaccgcaaccatggttttctcagtgggtacgacagagccacgaaggcaagtcgtaatcaccggaaaccaaaggagatagataaacaagtatatatctgtaagctgatatgaaatagaactacagtagctacaacagataaataggaagcaataaataaacctgctactgtatagaaaacaatgcaaagaatgcctcaatgtactgaaccagaaactgtacccaatctgtgcctgctgtatcggtccgcagacctcaagcgctacctgtcactaactgcaccgacctgatccatccgccccgcaggacgacctatccggataagtacacctccgatcggtggccaaaccgatccggtgtcatgaatacccccaagtgccgtgactaagtcatgctgatatgctcaaataaaaacaaacccggctaaagccggtgcctaggccgaagccaacaacgagggcatacaatgccaaactgaaatagaagctagggcgtacaacgccgaactgaaatagatgctagggcgtacaacgccgaacctcgatcaaccagatcgaaacacacgacaagagagtcgatgtgttgcctggacccaaggtccacagagatactgaaatacaaatgcaacctgctctacatgtctatca contains the following coding sequences:
- the LOC109708447 gene encoding scarecrow-like protein 23, with the protein product MLQSLLPRSPITNAASSDAPPMSRPKRSADARDLTPSSSSPAAAAAACDDDDDRLRKRKQLQLYPQPEPQPPQQQQQQHVVDVIQERKNDNTYFSAGSSSSSSAVESRVLRLLGLLLHCAEAVAADRLSEARDILPEINELASPFGSSPERVAAYFADALGARILSSYLGVYSPLIHHHKPLVTSHHNRIFNAFQVYNSISPLVKFSHFTSNQAIFQALDGEERVHIIDLDIMQGLQWPGLFQILASRPLKLRSLRITGLGSSLELLEATGRRLSDFAAALGLPFEFQPVEGKIGDQSKAGGGGGAFAPRDGREVAVVHWMHHCLYDVTGSDEAAVSVIKNVIRPRLVTVVEQDLGRHGGDFLGRFVEALHYYSAVFDALGEGAAAEGSREEEEAERHDVERQLLGAEIRNIVAVGGPKRTGEVAVGRWGEEMRRAGFEQVSLAGGPAAAQANLLLGMRLPWKGYTLVEEAGCLKLGWKDLSLLTASAWKTGNSHGPAEGGEDRDHVQPPPQQQQHHHHSSLLT